Proteins encoded by one window of Panicum virgatum strain AP13 chromosome 7N, P.virgatum_v5, whole genome shotgun sequence:
- the LOC120682158 gene encoding tetraspanin-19-like isoform X1, which produces MAGRMVRSCVQTALKAANSVVGLAGMAVILYALWMLRAWYREVADLDQRFPVPWSCRFIYTFLGLGIFMCLLTCSGHIAAETANGHCLSCYMIIVFVLIILEGAITMDVFLNTNWEEDFPPDPSGKFDEFKDFVRSNFEICECVGLSVVAAQVLSIILGMVLRTLGPDREADYDSDDDTTVPARLPLLRNQSQHGPDYAEPNTSRRSDSWKLRILDKVNN; this is translated from the exons atggcggggCGGATGGTGCGGAGCTGCGTGCAGACGGCGCTCAAGGCGGCGAACTCCGTCGTGGGGCTCGCCGGCATGGCCGTCATCCTCTACGCGCTCTGGATGCTCCGCGCGTGGTACAGGGAGGTCGCCGACCTCGACCAACGCTTCCCCGTCCCCTG GTCATGCAGGTTCATCTACACATTTCTTGGCCTGGGGATCTTTATGTGCCTGCTGACTTGCTCTGGGCATATTGCTGCTGAAACTGCAAATGGTCACTGCCTCTCTTGT TACATGATCATTGTATTTGTGCTTATTATACTGGAAGGTGCAATTACCATGGATGTATTTCTGAATACCAACTGGGAAGAG GATTTCCCCCCTGACCCATCAGGCAAGTTTGATGAATTCAAGGACTTTGTGAGATCAAATTTTGAGATATGCGAATGTGTAGGCCTCTCAGTGGTGGCTGCTCAG GTGTTATCAATCATTCTTGGGATGGTGCTCAGGACCCTTGGGCCTGACCGAGAGGCTGACTATGACAGCGATGATGACACCACCGTGCCTGCAAGGCTGCCTCTACTAAGAAACCAGTCCCAGCATGGTCCAGACTATGCTGAACCTAACACATCTCGTAGGAGTGATTCATGGAAACTGCGGATTTTAGATAAG GTCAACAACTAA
- the LOC120682158 gene encoding tetraspanin-19-like isoform X2 yields the protein MAGRMVRSCVQTALKAANSVVGLAGMAVILYALWMLRAWYREVADLDQRFPVPWFIYTFLGLGIFMCLLTCSGHIAAETANGHCLSCYMIIVFVLIILEGAITMDVFLNTNWEEDFPPDPSGKFDEFKDFVRSNFEICECVGLSVVAAQVLSIILGMVLRTLGPDREADYDSDDDTTVPARLPLLRNQSQHGPDYAEPNTSRRSDSWKLRILDKVNN from the exons atggcggggCGGATGGTGCGGAGCTGCGTGCAGACGGCGCTCAAGGCGGCGAACTCCGTCGTGGGGCTCGCCGGCATGGCCGTCATCCTCTACGCGCTCTGGATGCTCCGCGCGTGGTACAGGGAGGTCGCCGACCTCGACCAACGCTTCCCCGTCCCCTG GTTCATCTACACATTTCTTGGCCTGGGGATCTTTATGTGCCTGCTGACTTGCTCTGGGCATATTGCTGCTGAAACTGCAAATGGTCACTGCCTCTCTTGT TACATGATCATTGTATTTGTGCTTATTATACTGGAAGGTGCAATTACCATGGATGTATTTCTGAATACCAACTGGGAAGAG GATTTCCCCCCTGACCCATCAGGCAAGTTTGATGAATTCAAGGACTTTGTGAGATCAAATTTTGAGATATGCGAATGTGTAGGCCTCTCAGTGGTGGCTGCTCAG GTGTTATCAATCATTCTTGGGATGGTGCTCAGGACCCTTGGGCCTGACCGAGAGGCTGACTATGACAGCGATGATGACACCACCGTGCCTGCAAGGCTGCCTCTACTAAGAAACCAGTCCCAGCATGGTCCAGACTATGCTGAACCTAACACATCTCGTAGGAGTGATTCATGGAAACTGCGGATTTTAGATAAG GTCAACAACTAA